The following proteins are encoded in a genomic region of Tachysurus fulvidraco isolate hzauxx_2018 chromosome 22, HZAU_PFXX_2.0, whole genome shotgun sequence:
- the LOC113636898 gene encoding ubiquitin-conjugating enzyme E2 W-like: MAGMQVLRDLEAFTDDTELVASVRGRRLQNEWLALQNDPPPGTTLKERRDQNTTTEWVIELKGPPRTQYEGQKFQLLFTFGSRYPYEPPQVMFTGENIPVNPLVYNNGHIRLSSLTEHWIPGLTVRSWCYCIIGILYTSNLKKRKWWCWW, translated from the exons ATGGCAGGTATGCAG GTGTTGAGAGACTTGGAGGCCTTCACAGATGACACCGAGCTGGTGGCTAGTGTGAGAGGG AGACGGTTGCAGAATGAATGGTTGGCTTTGCAGAATGATCCACCTCCAGGAACGActctgaaagaaagaagagatcAGAATACAACCACAGA GTGGGTTATAGAACTGAAAGGCCCTCCTCGAACCCAGTACGAGGGCCAGAAGTTCCAGCTTCTCTTTACATTTGGCAGCCGATACCCGTATGAACCTCCTCAG GTCATGTTTACTGGCGAGAACATTCCGGTCAATCCGTTGGTCTACAACAACGGACACATCCGTCTGTCCAGTTTAACAGAGCACTGGATTCCAGGTCTGACTGTCCGGTCCTGGTGTTATTGCATTATCGGCATACTATACACCAGTAACCTGAAG AAGAGaaagtggtggtgttggtggtag
- the ppp1r7 gene encoding protein phosphatase 1 regulatory subunit 7 has product MATLSVSEPQEMEVDRRGESEESGDDETKRRSVNGEVEDLQRASTAPEELPVDMDTITLDPNEEDVDLVHCRIGKIEGLEVLQKAKTLSLRQNLIKKIENLESLVSLRELDLYDNQIRKLENMEALTELEQLDVSFNLLRKVEGLEHLTKMKKLFLLHNKITNITNLEHLTGLHMLELGSNRIRIIENLDTLTSLDSLFLGTNKITQLQNLDGLHNLTVLSIQSNRITKLEGLQNLVNLKELYLSHNGIEVIEGLESNKKLTTLDIAANRIKKIENIRHLTELKEFWMNDNQIENWSDLDELKNAKGLETVYLERNPLQKDPQYRRKIMLALPSVRQIDATFIRF; this is encoded by the exons ATGGCTACCCTGTCTGTTAGCGAGCCTCAGGAGATGGAAG TTGACAGGAGGGGCGAGTCGGAGGAGTCCGGAGATGACGAGACCAAGAGGAGGAGCGTCAACGGAGAAGTCGAAGATCTGCAGCGAGCTTCCACAG CTCCAGAGGAGTTGCCTGTGGATATGGACACCATCACCCTCGACCCTAATGAGGAG gATGTGGATCTGGTCCACTGTCGGATCGGGAAGATCGAGGGACTCGAGGTCCTGCAGAAAGCCAAG actCTTTCTCTCAGACAAAACCTGATTAAAAAGATCGAGAACCTGGAGAGCCTGGTGTCACTGAGGGAACTGGACCTGTACGACAACCAGATCCGCAAACTGGAGAACATGGAGGCTTTAACTGAGCtcga GCAGCTAGACGTGTCGTTCAACCTACTGAGGAAGGTTGAAGGTTTAGAGCATCTGACGAAGATGAAGAAACTCTTCCTGCTGCACAACAAGATCACAAACATCACCAACCTCGAACACCTCACTGGCCTTCACATGCTGGAGCTTGGGTCCAATCGCATCAGG ATCATCGAGAATCTTGACACACTCACTTCTCTGGACAGTTTGTTCCTCGGCACGAATAAGATCACTCAGCTGCAGAACCTGGATGGGCTCCACAACCTGACGGTCCTCAGCATCCAG AGCAATCGCATCACCAAACTAGAGGGACTACAGAACCTGGTGAACCTAAAGGAGCTCTACCTGAGTCACAACGGCATCGAGGTTATCGAAGGTCTCGAGAGCAAC AAAAAGCTGACAACTCTGGACATCGCAGCCAACAGGATAAAAAAGATTGAGAACATCAGACACCTCACAGAGCTGAAGGAATTCTGG atgAACGATAATCAGATAGAGAACTGGAGCGACTTGGACGAGCTGAAGAACGCTAAAGGTTTAGAGACGGTGTATTTGGAACGCAACCCATTGCAGAAAGACCCTCAGTACAGACGCAAGATCATGTTGGCACTGCCCAGCGTCCGGCAGATCGACGCCACCTTCATCCGCTTctga